AAAGACGCGGAAAGCGCCCAGGAGCTCATGCGCAAGCATAAAGAAAGATCCGCCCATGAAATCAAAAGCAAGTGGAATATTGAGTAGCAGGCGGGGAGGCTCCGTCATTATGTTTTTTGCCAAAGTATATGTCGGACGGCAAAAAATAATATGACCGCCATAATCAGAGAAACGATTTTCGACCAGATCAGGAACACGCTTGTCGATAATGAAAGTGCCATAATGACGTGTATGATCCCGTCAACGATAAGAAGCATGCCGAATATCACCGTAGCCAGCGTAAATTTTCGACGTGCGGCCGGACTATTGAAAAACCCGGGATTGCCTATTTTCAACGAACGAATGAGTACCAGTCCTAAAGGTTTTTGAATAACGACAGAAACCAGGGCTATTACTCCAATCAAACAAGCGACAATCGGATGATAAAGCTTAATTGGCAGCGATTCTCCACCTGACAGAAAAGATATGAAGCACGCTGCTCCAAAGCCTGCCGCCCCGAGCAGGCCGATCCAGTCGATTCGGCGGATTCTAAACATTTGGATCATCACCCAAAGCGTCGGAACGGCCCCTGATATAGCCAGCGCGACAGTGTCGGTTGCCACGTAGCTTCGCAAAAAGGAATACAACACTATTGGAATAAGCCAGTTGATAACCAGACTCGGGATTAACTTTATAAGCGACTGTCGGTAGTGCCGTTTCATTTCCGCTCTATGAGTCATTTTATTTTTCACATCCTTATTCATGCTGTGACGGACTGTCGGCAGGCTAATGCTGTGCATAATAGCGGGCTACCGCTTCGAAGGATTGTTTGGGTTCCCACGTCATATCCGGGTAGCGCTCTCCTCGTCCGTCCGCATAACTTTTAACCAAGGCGTAGCTTGCCATGTCGAGATCGTACAGCGGACTTTTGTCGTGGACCCATACCGGAGCGATAAACGTAAATACGAATGCTCCTTCCACGCCCGCGTCATCCAATATGGTTAACTGCTCGGTGAGTTCCCTCGCTTGCAGAGCCTCGTCTCTCACATATTCGCCGTTAAGCCGCTTCGGAGTTGTGTGTTCCACAATCATCCATCCTCTTCCTCCGGCCTGGTCGGCTCCTTGATAAGCACAGCAGCCGAACTCGGTGACGATTACAGGTTTATTCCACTTGTGGAAAGATTTTAGTTTGTTGGCATAGGAAGGTTTATTGTGCGAAGCCCGATAATAATCAAGACCCACGTAATCAAACATACTCCAGTCTACGGCTTCCAGCGGGGCGGAAGCATACGTCACTTCTCCCTGATACACATTCCGGACGCCCCTGACTGCTTTGGAAAGAAATGCTCGGAGGAGCTTGTTGTGCCCCCCTGACTTAACGATATCCATAAAAGAGGGACTGCCGACTCGTTCAAAGATCGTATTTCCAGGCAATAACCCCTGCATAAATAAGGTTAATTCGCAGCCTAAAACAAATACCAGCTTCGAAAAACGCGGGCGCAGCCGCTCCGCT
The window above is part of the Paenibacillus hamazuiensis genome. Proteins encoded here:
- a CDS encoding VC0807 family protein codes for the protein MHSISLPTVRHSMNKDVKNKMTHRAEMKRHYRQSLIKLIPSLVINWLIPIVLYSFLRSYVATDTVALAISGAVPTLWVMIQMFRIRRIDWIGLLGAAGFGAACFISFLSGGESLPIKLYHPIVACLIGVIALVSVVIQKPLGLVLIRSLKIGNPGFFNSPAARRKFTLATVIFGMLLIVDGIIHVIMALSLSTSVFLIWSKIVSLIMAVILFFAVRHILWQKT